TTGTCAAGAATCTGCTCTTGTGCTCCCAGAAAGTTACAATTGATGCACTCGTCagtaattaaggccttgtttagttgcaaaatggacactgtagtattttcgtttgtatttgactaatatcgtccaatcatggactaactaggctcaagattcgtctcgtaaattatatgtaaattgtgcaattatttattttttatctatatttagtgcttcatgcataagCCGtaggattcgatgtgacagaaaatcttgaaatttattttaaaactaaacaaggcctaatattcTGTATGGAGCATCTGCACGGCCTGCCATGGCGGTTTGCACGCCCTAATCCACATGCAGGCAGGTAGGCACTTCAACACATTGCCATGCTGCAGCCATGCTACTCAGCCCAACAACAGAACATAAAAACCCAGGCCCTATTCACTGAGACTCACGGGTCAAGCGAAGCCCAGCAGGCTTAGGCTGGGCCCGTAGACCGGGCACATGACTCTGGATGAGGACATGCTCGAGGTGATGAAAGGTCCATGGCCAGGCACATGACTTGGCTGAGGACATGCTTCAGGAGGTGAAGGTGCATGTTCGAGCACATGTGGTGGCCATGGCGATCTGGGAGCACTGAGGGAGATGGCCATGGTGGTCGGAGGGCTTAGAGGCGGCGTGCTCAATTCGGCCAATAACATGTGCTCAAGAAGATAAAAGTGGCAGTTGGTATAGGCCCTAGCTCATTGGAGGAGATGCGAACTCTTTTCTTACTTGAGAAGAGATGGAGGAGATATtggtgacaaaaaaaaaataaagaggaTGTACTGATGTAAAGAAAAGGACTCATCTCTCTAATAGTTCTATAGGGACGAGTAATATTAGGATGTTGTTCGAGATGCTCTAAACACTGTTGAATAAAACAAGCGAAGGCTCAATTGTCGGCGACCACTCTGGCCACAACGTCCCCACCCAACCCCACTACCCTGGCAAGCGGCCGCGCCACCCTGCTGCAGTCTCAACCGCGCAGATTCCCCTTCTACGACGTCGATAAGTAGGTCCCCTAACTCTCAAACCTTAACACCGGCGAGCTCCGACGGCTAATGGGTTCGTGGGACGCACCATCCGCGCTCTCCGCACGCAACCAGTCACGTTGAGGTAGCAGCGGCTGCTGCTCAGTCATGCTGGTCAGTAACCAGCAAAACCTCCTCATAAATCACCAGGTACGAGAGACTGATACCATGACATCCTGTTGGAACTGCCTCGGTTAATAGACTCTTCAAGTTGTTTCACTGTCATATTTCTACTACATATACAACCAGCGCCTTTGTCCTTTTGTTTCTAATACTGCAACTCAAGTTACCATATCATGAACCTACACAGGGGTAAAGCTCTACAaatcaaactctataagcttgtACCCACATTTTAATTATCTTACATTTGCCTACGAGTCACAGTGTCAATCAGACACCCGGAGCTTAcctcctctccctccctctaAACACAGATATCACTCACATCAATCAACCTACAGTATATCAGTATCGGTCTGCATCAATGGAGCATGCCGTCTTCTTGGTCATTAGCCGCTGTTGCCATTTGCTTCGCATTTTGCAGGAGCAGGTGAATCGGGCGATCTCACACCATTTGCCATTATTGGGGGCTGCTTATCTTCCTCCACAGTCACGCCTGCTCTCTGTGCTTTCAGATCTGCAAGCTTCTCAGAGGTCTTGTCTGAGTCTGGCTTATTGACAACAGGATGTTCCTCTAACAGTTCTAAGCGCCTGAGAGATGGTACGTCTCCATCACAATACCTGCGCCACATGTCCCTGTATGCGGCTTCCAGGCCACGGGTGAATTTCTCTCCATCACAGACGGGTGACTTCATCATCAGCTCCCGGAGACTCATTCTCAGTTCTTGCAAGGCATTCACATCTGATGCCAAACCCAATGCTAAGCTGACATACTCATCCTCAGTTTTGGCAACCAGCCTCCCCAACCCTACAACAGAGGGGGAAAGACAAAACATCAACCCATAGACCACAGTTGCATTTGGATAATAAATACCATTTGGCAGTGCAAGGAAAATGGCCTTTTTTGATAGCTAGAAGATTTACTAACTATTAGTAGGTTAAGTAAAACATTATCTTATTCAGATAATACATGCTAagtataacaaaaataaaaagcagGCCACGGAAAAGTGAACCTTTGATACAACCTCTACAAATAGATGAAAACGTAACATTCAGTTACTTACCAACTTTGCTGAGCAGGCTAACACCAACATTATGAGCATGAACAGCACCAGCCATTGTAACACATGGAACCCCCATGTATAAAGATTCACATGTAGTCGTAGTGCCAGCATACGGAAATGTATCCAGGCTGCACAAACAAATAAAACCATTCAGATGCTGTTTCAAGTAACAACAAAAATGTCATTCAGAGAAAAAAAGACTGCCATAAACTCAGCCTACAATCAATGATAGTATGACACAACTGCTCACCTGATGTCCATCAAGGAATACGCCTGCATGTGATCATGATTCAGATGGATGAGTGGCAACAGATCAACCCGTAATGACTCCAAACCCAACTCctctagtgtggacaaaaattTCTGTCTTATATTCTCACAGCAGAATGGCTTGCACTTAACCACAAGCCTGGAGTTAGGGACTGCACATAATATTCTGGCCCAAACTTGCAATACTTTCGGTGTAATctgtaaagaaaataaaactaatttgaGTGATTCAGCACAAAAGCAAATCTTTCAAGTATTAATTGTCACCTTTGCTAGATTGTTAAAGCTCCCAAAAGTGACGAAACCATTTGAAATTGCTGGTGTTGGACAAATGGGCCCAGCTTCTGGGGAAGGAGTATAACAAAGAAAGCTTTCAGGAAGGCGCACCAACTCTTCAACATGCCTGCAGACAATTGCTGCTATGAGCTTCTACATGTCTGAGGATAGAAAACTACATGCTGGAATAACTGTGACTGCAAGATGAGCATGTCTTACTTTTGTTTTGTAATAGGTGGATCAGCCAATGAGTCTGAGATTCGGTAGTCAATTGTTGGCAAACCTGTTGTATTGGGGTAGCCAATCCAGGTAACCTGTAAGAGCATACAATTCAAGGTTCAAACAAAGCATGCTGATCAGACAAAGAATAAATGTTGCTCCTGTGAGAACATTTCTGAAAATAATGGGGAAACAGATATGCATCATGGAGCGCCAAACTACCTGAATAGGAGCAGGTCGGCATGCCATTGTTCCTAACTTATTATTTGCAGTGTGACCAGTAAGTTCCACAAGTATGTCCACTTTATCCTCCCTTACCAAGCTAGCAACCCTCTTTTCATCAATACCATATATATCTCTCCACAATCCACCCTTTTTCAACACCCTATCCTTGAATCTAAGTGTCTTGGCATCTGCCTAAATAATCATCAATGAAAGAAAATGTGAGTGAAAAATGATTAAACAAAGTGTCATGAAAAAGGACAAAGGAAACCATGAAGTTTGCATGCTCAAAAAAAGGACAAAGGTCACTAAATATATCTcatgttttgattttttttttaaaaggatCATCTGTACACTTCAACATAAATTTTGGATCCTAATAAAGAAAGTGGCCTAATAAATTGATGGCTTAAAGTGTGTACAATCCATAAAATTAGGTAAGAGGAAAAGGAACAGTTTTCTATACCTTGACAACACCAGAGTAGACAACCACTTTGCAATTTGTGTAGTCATGGTGTGTAAGGGGAGCTTCAATGAAGTAGGACACAGAATGAGTAAAATAATCAGGAGACAAATAACCGATTATCAATGGGCGATCAGCAACTTTTGTGTTATCCCAACATGTATATTGTGGATACAATTTCATAAAGCGTTTTCCCCACTCCCTGTAAAACAAATAAAAGACAGTGAACAATCCTGCTGATATTTAGCTCATGGAAACAAAGGCAATGCTAACATAAACATGTCGAGCCTATTGTAAATAGTGAACAAAATGACCTGTGAGCTTCATAAAGCTTGTCATCTGAGCCCTCGTCGATATAGTTCATTGCAAGCAAACGGTTCTGTAAACGAATTAGCATGCAACTTTGTCACATAACAGGACAAATGTAAGCGATATGGTCAGCCATtgaaaaaatatacaaaagttATAGaaaagtaaaaagacatacttCCAACCAAAAGCAAAGTTTAAGTAATGAAATTCGTTCCAGAATGATAAAGATGTGATAGTATAATTATTCAGATGTGCAATATCTACCCATGGCTGTTTACCAAACTGCCAAGCTTATTTAAGATTTATTAGTGATAATTTCTGATGTAATCAAATCTTTAACTACAACATAAAGcagcacaaaaaaaatataatgaGCATAACTGAGGGGTACCTGGCCGGCATTTCGTGAATCAGGATCTATCTGAAGGCATCTCTCGTAAGCATGAATTGCTAAAGTAATACTACCAGCGTCTCTGTAAAGAACACCTAGGATGACAAAGAAAAATGATGAAATACAGTTAATAACTCTGATAAAATAATTTTAAGTTATCTTGCAATTTGGGGTTCATAAACAAATACGATATTATTATTACAAAAAAAGGTGAGCACTGAGCAGAAAGGCCTATGATTTGACATGCCCACATCTTACAAGGTGACTCTTATAGCAGAAAACTATATATCAAACATGACATTTTAAGCATCTGCACAGCACTGGCGGGTTATTCATTACCTAGATTATTATATGCTTCAGCATATGTGGGATTTGCATGTATGGCCTTCTCAATCATACTTGCAGCAGAATCCATCTTACCCTATATAAATATAAGCATATTTGAGTAGGCTAAAAGAGCAAAGTAACCAGAAAAACAAAAGAGGAGTTGTGCAAGAGAAATTTGATAACAGAGGAACAGACCTGAACAGTATAGACAACTCCAAGGTTATTTAGTGACTGAGCGAAAAGTGGCTTAATTGACAGTGCCATCTGAAAacattaaagaaaaaggaaaacaaattAATATTTGCCCACAAAAAAACTGAAAGCAAGAGCAAAATTAGTTTCACTTACTTGATAACATTCAACAGCTTTGTCAAGGTTATCTCTATCCTTGTATATTACTCCTAAATTGTTGCACGCTTCCGCACAGCGAGGATTGAAGTGCAGAGCAAGCTCGTAAAAGACAATTGCCTTCACATGATTCAGAAAAATGTAATCTTCAGCTTAAGGTGAACCTTTATGTTAGAACAGAATTGATGAGATTAGCATATAACTAACCATCTCAAAATTCAACATTTCACCATATGCAACGCCAAGATTATACATGGCATCAGCATAGTGCCAATTATAGAACAGAGCTTTCTTGTAATATGCCACACCTTGATTGATGTCACCTTCAATTTTTACCTGAGGATTTCCAATCTTTTAAAAAGTAAGTGAAAACACAAGAGATGTGCCAATAATCAATCACTAACAAATGCTCATCCTCATAAATAAGAACTTCAAAACTAAAATAACTGAAATATGTGCTGCATATGTGTGATGTTTCCATTAAGGGTGGTCAGACTGTTTCTATGTTGTCAAATTTAGCATGCTGAAATTAAATATGAATGGATAAGCACTTGTTAATAGTTATGTTTGCTTCAATAAGGGAAAGAGATAAGAACAGAAAGACTTTTGTTTCACACAAGGCTTGAGTGGTGGAGTTACAGTTCAATCCTATCTGGTATGATCAGTACGAACTtgtgaattgcacaaaaataaataaaataaaataatggcAACCACTAGGATGAACAcagcacacaaaaaaaaaaaaatctgatcCAGTTGAAATAGTAAGGGGAAAGTCTGCACCTTTGTTCCCAAGTCAGTTAGTGCTATTGCCATATTATTCTTAGCAATCTCAAAGTTGGGGGAAATAGTCAAGCACCTGTATTACAGTAAGATCATGGCACGAGAATTTCAAGTCTTCAACATGTTATTGTTGTATATTTCTCAGAAAACTAAGAGTACTTGtgatacaaaaaaaaaagatacctcTCGTAGCAGGCAATTGCTGCTTCTAGATCTCCCCGATTCTTATAGATAACTCCCATGTTGCAATAGGCCTCGGCATACAATGGTCTCTCCAGTGCAGCTTTCTCATAacaactaagagccatttcaaATTGCATCATCTCCGAATAAACAACTCCAAGGTTGTAATAAGCCGGCTGCGTGAATTGGGTTAAGGCATCACAACAATATAGAGTTGTCCATAGAAAGATAATATTAGCAAGACACAGGCTGCTGTGATGATGGTACCGCATAGTGATTGTCTACTTCCAGAGCTTCACAATATTTTTGAATTCCCTCCTCTGTATTACCCGCAAGCTTCAAGCTAGTTCCAAGATCAGTCAACACAATAGCAAGAAGTTCCGAAGCAGGTTTGTAGGAAGGATCTGCCGTCCGAGCTTTTTGATATGCCTGTCCCAGTTTTTATAATTTTCAATGTGACATTTAGGAAGCTAATACAAGAAACTAAGAGAAATTGTAAGAGCAGcatgttgataattttttccaaTATGCTAGTGTTAATTCATTTAATTAGGAAATATGCTAATGTCAATTCATTTAATTAGGTAGACATGGAAGAAAAGAACAGAGTTAAGGTACAAACAAGATAATGGCAGTAAATTTAGAGGACTGTAGTACTAAGTCTAAAACTGACATATTTACCTTTAAAAACACGTAAATTACATTTAACATTCCATCAAGTCTGGCATTCATAGCAATAACATAATGCAAACAGGGTTTATATTTTCTGTCACGTGTTGCAATTCAAAATATCAGTAATACAACAGATAGAATAGGAAATACACATAATTAGACCTGCAGATACCTCTGCTGCTTCAACCAAGTGACCCTCGTCTTTGTAAATCATCCCACAATGTGTAAGAGCGCACGCATTTCCTGGCTCGATTTTGACAACTTCTGTAAAGCACTCAATGGCCTGTCTTGGTAGGTTCTGCGCCTGGAGGCAAATCCCTTTCCCGATAAGGGCCTCCACATTGGTGCCCTCCTTCTCAAGAACAATGTTGTACAAGTTGACAGCATCAGTGAACTTATTCCGCGATCGGAGGATGTTTGCATACCGCAACGCCTCCTTCCCTTCCAACTGCTGCTTCGCTGCAGACACGCCCCCATTGAGGTTAGGGACAATGCCGTTGCTCTCCTTCCCTAGGACAGAATCCGTCCCTGGCTGCCCCATGAAAGAGAGACGCCTTATTCTCCTTATTTTCTGTGAAATTTTGCATTGGTCGATCAGTTCTTATGCTTGCCAAGAAATCAAACACGAAGTCACTGGCTAGAGGGGAAATGGAATAAATTTGGAGCAGGGACTGACCTGGCGTGGCACATGTGGGGGTTCACTCGAACCCCCAGGAGTTCTGGAAACCAAACTGTACCCAGAAGCCTTATTGTGTGAAGCAATGTCGTTCTTGCGCGCCCAAGACGAAGGAACAATAAACCCAGCTGAAGCATGGAAGAAAAGATTGGATTAGTTGGATTACTAGATACAGGGGAGCAGTACCACGCGGCAGACAAACACGAAATGAATGAAGAAcgaggaaaagaaagaaagaaagaatcgGTCTTTGACTAAAAAAAACACAATCTTTGAAGGAGGGAGTCCATCCAAGAAAGCTCGGGTTACATACCAGCGCCCCCAAAGTATAGGAACCTTAAAAATCCCAACCGCGCTACAGTAGACCCAGAACAGAGCAGCGCCCAGCCTACAGCCCGGAACTGCCACGCGAGCGGCGACGAaaggcggcgccggcgcggtgCTCGGCTGCGCTTGGCAGGGAGCCGAGACAAGCTCTGGGCCCTCAGAGCCGCCCCGGGCGCGCGGACCTGGGAGAGACAGGCCGCGCTTCGCCACCCTCTCGCGCCGCTAGCATCGAGGGGAGCGGTGATCGCCGCCGCGACGAGGatttcggcggcggcggcgagggttTCGGGAGTGGAGGGAGGAGGTGGGGGagcaggaggagggggagggggagggaggAGGCGGTGCCGTAGTACAGTACTGGTGAATTTTTTTGTGTTTAGCCCCCTCCCTTTTCCGGGAAATTAACGGTGCTTTGCCTTTACGCTTTGGCTCGTGCGCCCGCTTTGATTGATTTGGGGGGCTTTTTGTACTGCCCCATCCGCTGCGCTGGGACTGCCTGCTGCAACTGCATCCTGCGTCGTGCAGCTTTCTTTTTCCGGCCATCTTTTCACTACCACCCCTTCAGTTTTTcgattatttcttttttttattgatGAATGTACTACTCCTTTATTAGTCCGCATAGAAACAACTTTGattaatatatattaaaaatattaatacttatGATACGTAAATAGTATTATTGGAAAgatttttaaatctagttttttaacaaatttatttaaagacaTAAATATTGTgagtattttttataaatatagtcaaacttactgtcgagggtatcaataaggggtaccctcaccaatgcatataacgagattacccgtacAAAGGTCGAGGctcccaactcgacgctctggtcgAACACATACGATCGAcggcggccgcagcctcgaagacggaaaaggcgtcgagcgaaccaCTCAGGGGTCGAGTGttaactaccgtcgaatacggagacaggctcgagcgaatcaggaggcgtcgagcgcaaggacactctccgccgcctgacgcgcgcacgagagccggggcattaaatgcgcctgccgCTTTTCCACCTGacacgctggtcacgggaagcgtgatagggaacaggcacccgtcccgtcgtactttttgcagccttccccaccaaacgacccagtgcgtgtcaggacacgggaaacagggatggaacgtgcactcgagacaaccaaggtcagcgctccggacatCGGAGCTTCGCGCAgaatctgaccctcgaccagacctggttccttcctggagacgagttgggcgtcgactcacaatgccgcaaccactccgtcggatctgccgccataccgtacaagcgtgtgACCGTTGAACCAGCctaagacggcgcgcagagcagaatgcaggggcacgcgtaatcatcaccaggctactaagacgggacggctcgagcccacgccggtacggaggcctcgagtaggtcagcgctccatgcttctatcgacccctactctgatacctatacatgtaccctgggcctCTCCTTGGACCTATAAAAGGGAGGACCCGGGAATAAGTAGAGGACACACGCAACACTTCACCGACACTCGGTAGAACTCGCATACTTCATCCCGGTCACactacgcttgtattcgcccctgtacaagcacttaggtgcaaaataatacaaactctccccccctcgctggacgtagggccttctcttgcccgaaccaggataaattcttgtgtctttttgcatcaccatctgggaaaaggagcacgcatacaaatttactcgttggtgtgacccccggtggggaaaaacaccgacaattggcgcgccaggtaggggtcctgcgtgttttttcatcgatttcccactcctttccagatggccactctcgcttcaccgattccgcgctccacggtgatttggtttgggagtctcgagttcatgtcgactggctacggctatgacatgatcttgctctcgatcaaaggaccgggaggagcccgcgtagCGCCAGCACGGTTAAGGGCCccaagacgccctcgccaccacgcctccccgcccaagaagaggcgcggacagcatcatcgtcgcccctctgcctcatcacgaccagCAGTTTGTGCTAGGCAGGAGGTGACGCAGGAGTCGGCAGCCCCGCGTGCTGGGACCATGGACGTGCCGGCCCAGCATCACACGACGACgagaggtgacgcgccccgcgcgctctcccccgccGCCAGGTTACTTCCACATGGGTTGTTCACTCTAAGAaaggcactgccattcggattggataACGTCGCGGCGTCGCTAGCcagagcgatatgcccaaacgcccaacatacgtggagagaccaatggtcctcccgcgTAGCTCTGAAGTACAGCAgccgacgtccgagctgccggatctCTCCCGGGTGCGAAGCCTCCGTCGCCTAgaccctgggcgatacacgatcacctcgctcaggcaacggctattggaagagggacgtggatgtttctacgccgccaagccggactccgactcccaGAGCGATAGCCACGatcctactagggaatgctatcacatcgacggggcagtAGAAACCACCGGCGAGACACAGGACGCAGCTGCGGGCGGtggagcccctgcagcaagggaagaccccaggacgcctggggacGGTGGACAAATCGACCcacttccacaggaagacagagccgcgcagCTTGctcagctacgagagctcaagacaaagctcgacgaggaccgtgagcgcctcgtccagctcgagcaaatcctcgaacaagacttgCCTTATCCACCCAGCGGAAGTGTCCGTAGgcgagctcgagaggtacaccgacaAATTGTCGGAGAcgcggagccagagcaacccgtcagccgcttccctcgagcaggccaaaacgtagtagcagcgacaatgctgctacgcaacatgccagagccatcgaactcccaagctcaacgcattcgagacgaggtgcagactcttctCCAGGTTGCGGctgttcaacaagccgaaagctcggcctctcgacgacgaggggccgccactgaaaagcgcgatgagccgCCCCAAAACGAAAAAGAGGtttcagtccatcaacagcctccccctcgaggtagaaaggctACCCttgtcctccccgtcgacaatcagcgtcgacccGACGCGCGGcgtgacatcgaagagaatcgacgccgtcggtatggggacgcggaagagcgcggttacagcacgCATCGCGGTGGAAGGTACGACAgtgacgaggaccggatggcccccgagccaccaggcccacgggtgttcagcagggcaatccgcagcacgcctctgcccagtccgttccgacccccgaccagtatcgcgaaatacaatggtgagaccaaaccagagttgtggctggccgattttaggctggcctgtcagctaggaggcgctcgaggtgatgatcgagccatcatcagacagctaccgctcttcctctccgacaccgcccgacggtggctcgaggaacttccggcaaatcagatccacgactgggtcgatttggtcagagtcttcgagggtaatttcaaaggaacttacatacggcccgggaactcgtgggacctcagcaagtgcaaacagaagtcaggagaaa
This window of the Sorghum bicolor cultivar BTx623 chromosome 7, Sorghum_bicolor_NCBIv3, whole genome shotgun sequence genome carries:
- the LOC8057815 gene encoding probable UDP-N-acetylglucosamine--peptide N-acetylglucosaminyltransferase SPINDLY isoform X2 gives rise to the protein MGQPGTDSVLGKESNGIVPNLNGGVSAAKQQLEGKEALRYANILRSRNKFTDAVNLYNIVLEKEGTNVEALIGKGICLQAQNLPRQAIECFTEVVKIEPGNACALTHCGMIYKDEGHLVEAAEAYQKARTADPSYKPASELLAIVLTDLGTSLKLAGNTEEGIQKYCEALEVDNHYAPAYYNLGVVYSEMMQFEMALSCYEKAALERPLYAEAYCNMGVIYKNRGDLEAAIACYERCLTISPNFEIAKNNMAIALTDLGTKIGNPQVKIEGDINQGVAYYKKALFYNWHYADAMYNLGVAYGEMLNFEMAIVFYELALHFNPRCAEACNNLGVIYKDRDNLDKAVECYQMALSIKPLFAQSLNNLGVVYTVQGKMDSAASMIEKAIHANPTYAEAYNNLGVLYRDAGSITLAIHAYERCLQIDPDSRNAGQNRLLAMNYIDEGSDDKLYEAHREWGKRFMKLYPQYTCWDNTKVADRPLIIGYLSPDYFTHSVSYFIEAPLTHHDYTNCKVVVYSGVVKADAKTLRFKDRVLKKGGLWRDIYGIDEKRVASLVREDKVDILVELTGHTANNKLGTMACRPAPIQVTWIGYPNTTGLPTIDYRISDSLADPPITKQKHVEELVRLPESFLCYTPSPEAGPICPTPAISNGFVTFGSFNNLAKITPKVLQVWARILCAVPNSRLVVKCKPFCCENIRQKFLSTLEELGLESLRVDLLPLIHLNHDHMQAYSLMDISLDTFPYAGTTTTCESLYMGVPCVTMAGAVHAHNVGVSLLSKVGLGRLVAKTEDEYVSLALGLASDVNALQELRMSLRELMMKSPVCDGEKFTRGLEAAYRDMWRRYCDGDVPSLRRLELLEEHPVVNKPDSDKTSEKLADLKAQRAGVTVEEDKQPPIMANGVRSPDSPAPAKCEANGNSG
- the LOC8057815 gene encoding probable UDP-N-acetylglucosamine--peptide N-acetylglucosaminyltransferase SPINDLY isoform X1 codes for the protein MGQPGTDSVLGKESNGIVPNLNGGVSAAKQQLEGKEALRYANILRSRNKFTDAVNLYNIVLEKEGTNVEALIGKGICLQAQNLPRQAIECFTEVVKIEPGNACALTHCGMIYKDEGHLVEAAEAYQKARTADPSYKPASELLAIVLTDLGTSLKLAGNTEEGIQKYCEALEVDNHYAPAYYNLGVVYSEMMQFEMALSCYEKAALERPLYAEAYCNMGVIYKNRGDLEAAIACYERCLTISPNFEIAKNNMAIALTDLGTKVKIEGDINQGVAYYKKALFYNWHYADAMYNLGVAYGEMLNFEMAIVFYELALHFNPRCAEACNNLGVIYKDRDNLDKAVECYQMALSIKPLFAQSLNNLGVVYTVQGKMDSAASMIEKAIHANPTYAEAYNNLGVLYRDAGSITLAIHAYERCLQIDPDSRNAGQNRLLAMNYIDEGSDDKLYEAHREWGKRFMKLYPQYTCWDNTKVADRPLIIGYLSPDYFTHSVSYFIEAPLTHHDYTNCKVVVYSGVVKADAKTLRFKDRVLKKGGLWRDIYGIDEKRVASLVREDKVDILVELTGHTANNKLGTMACRPAPIQVTWIGYPNTTGLPTIDYRISDSLADPPITKQKHVEELVRLPESFLCYTPSPEAGPICPTPAISNGFVTFGSFNNLAKITPKVLQVWARILCAVPNSRLVVKCKPFCCENIRQKFLSTLEELGLESLRVDLLPLIHLNHDHMQAYSLMDISLDTFPYAGTTTTCESLYMGVPCVTMAGAVHAHNVGVSLLSKVGLGRLVAKTEDEYVSLALGLASDVNALQELRMSLRELMMKSPVCDGEKFTRGLEAAYRDMWRRYCDGDVPSLRRLELLEEHPVVNKPDSDKTSEKLADLKAQRAGVTVEEDKQPPIMANGVRSPDSPAPAKCEANGNSG